A genomic segment from Cuculus canorus isolate bCucCan1 chromosome 18, bCucCan1.pri, whole genome shotgun sequence encodes:
- the CACNG5 gene encoding voltage-dependent calcium channel gamma-5 subunit isoform X1 yields the protein MLLGMSACSRKALTLLSSVFAVCGLGLLGISVSTDYWLYLEEGIVQPQNQTAEIKLSLHSGLWRVCFLAGEEHGRCFTIEYVMPMNIQLTSESTVNVLKMIRSATPFPLVSLFFMFIGFILSNIGHIRPHRTILAFVSGIFFILSGLSLVVGLVLYISNINDEMLNRTKDSETFFNYKYGWSFAFSAISFLLTESAGVMSVYLFMKRYTAEDIYRPHPGFYRPRLSNCSDYSGQFLHPDAWARGRSPSDISSEASLQMNSNYPALLKCPDYDQMSSSPC from the exons ATGCTTTTGGGAATGAGCGCCTGCAGCAGGAAGGCGCTGACCCTGCTCAGCAGCGTGTTTGCCGTCTGCGGCCTCGGTCTCCTGGGCATCTCTGTCAGCACCGACTACTGGCTCTACCTGGAGGAGGGCATCGTCCAGCCCCAAAACCAGACGGCAGAAATCAAACTGTCGCTGCACTCGGGGCTCTGGAGGGTCTGCTTTCTGGCAG GGGAAGAGCATGGCCGGTGTTTCACTATCGAATATGTCATGCCTATGAACATCCAGCTGACGTCTGAATCCACAGTCAACGTTCTGA AGATGATCCGCTCTGCCACCCCCTTCCCTCTGGTCAGCCTCTTCTTCATGTTCATTGGCTTCATCCTGAGCAACATCGGCCACATTCGGCCTCACAGGACCATCCTTGCCTTCGTCTCGGGGATATTCTTCATCCTGTCAG GTCTGTCCCTGGTGGTGGGGCTGGTCCTCTACATATCCAACATTAACGATGAGATGCTGAACAGGACCAAGGACTCAGAAACGTTCTTCAATTACAAATACGGATGGTCGTTTGCCTTCTCTGCCATCTCATTCCTTCTCACGGAG AGCGCCGGGGTGATGTCCGTTTACCTGTTCATGAAACGATACACGGCTGAGGACATCTACCGACCTCACCCCGGCTTCTACCGTCCCCGTCTGAGCAACTGCTCTGACTACTCTGGGCAGTTCTTGCACCCAGACGCATGGGCGCGGGGCCGCAGCCCTTCGGATATCTCCAGCGAGGCGTCCCTGCAGATGAACAGTAACTACCCGGCTCTGCTCAAGTGTCCTGACTACGACCAGATGTCCTCATCGCCGTGCTGA
- the CACNG5 gene encoding voltage-dependent calcium channel gamma-5 subunit isoform X2, with protein MLLGMSACSRKALTLLSSVFAVCGLGLLGISVSTDYWLYLEEGIVQPQNQTAEIKLSLHSGLWRVCFLAGEEHGRCFTIEYVMPMNIQLTSESTVNVLKMIRSATPFPLVSLFFMFIGFILSNIGHIRPHRTILAFVSGIFFILSGLSLVVGLVLYISNINDEMLNRTKDSETFFNYKYGWSFAFSAISFLLTEVPSSSHIPEMSAVSLSPAERRGDVRLPVHETIHG; from the exons ATGCTTTTGGGAATGAGCGCCTGCAGCAGGAAGGCGCTGACCCTGCTCAGCAGCGTGTTTGCCGTCTGCGGCCTCGGTCTCCTGGGCATCTCTGTCAGCACCGACTACTGGCTCTACCTGGAGGAGGGCATCGTCCAGCCCCAAAACCAGACGGCAGAAATCAAACTGTCGCTGCACTCGGGGCTCTGGAGGGTCTGCTTTCTGGCAG GGGAAGAGCATGGCCGGTGTTTCACTATCGAATATGTCATGCCTATGAACATCCAGCTGACGTCTGAATCCACAGTCAACGTTCTGA AGATGATCCGCTCTGCCACCCCCTTCCCTCTGGTCAGCCTCTTCTTCATGTTCATTGGCTTCATCCTGAGCAACATCGGCCACATTCGGCCTCACAGGACCATCCTTGCCTTCGTCTCGGGGATATTCTTCATCCTGTCAG GTCTGTCCCTGGTGGTGGGGCTGGTCCTCTACATATCCAACATTAACGATGAGATGCTGAACAGGACCAAGGACTCAGAAACGTTCTTCAATTACAAATACGGATGGTCGTTTGCCTTCTCTGCCATCTCATTCCTTCTCACGGAGGTACCCAGCAGCTCTCACATCCCTGAAATGAGT GCCGTGTCTCTCTCCCCTGCAGAGCGCCGGGGTGATGTCCGTTTACCTGTTCATGAAACGATACACGGCTGA